In a genomic window of Magnolia sinica isolate HGM2019 chromosome 16, MsV1, whole genome shotgun sequence:
- the LOC131229240 gene encoding UDP-glucose 6-dehydrogenase 3-like, translated as MVKICCLGAGYVGGPTMAVIALKCPSIEVVVVDISVARISAWNSDQLPIYEPGLEDVVKECRGRNLFFSNDIEKHVSEADIIFVSVNTPTKTRGLGAGKAADLTYWESAARMIADVSKSDKIVVEKSTVPVKTAEAIEKILTHNSKGINFQILSNPEFLAEGTAIQDLFNPDRVLIGGRETPEGQKAIQALKDVYAHWVPEDQILSTNLWSAELSKLAANAILAQRISSINAMSALCEATGADVTEVAYAVGKDCRIGPNFLNASVGFGGSCFQKDILNLVYICECNGLPEVANYWKQVIKINDYQKNRFVNRVVSSMFNTVSGKKIAVLGFAFKKDTGDTRETPAIDVCKGLLGDKANISIYDPQVTEDQIQRDLSMNKFDWDHPIHLQPMSPTAVKQVTVTWDAYEATKDAHGICILTEWDEFKALDYQKIYDNMQKPAFVFDGRNVVNMNKLREIGFIVYSIGKPLDAWLKDMPAVA; from the coding sequence ATGGTGAAGATCTGCTGTCTCGGAGCTGGATATGTCGGAGGTCCAACCATGGCTGTGATTGCACTCAAATGCCCATCGATTGAAGTGGTTGTTGTTGATATATCCGTTGCTCGGATTTCGGCTTGGAACAGCGACCAGCTCCCAATCTATGAACCAGGTCTTGAGGATGTGGTGAAGGAGTGCAGAGGGAGGAACCTCTTCTTCAGCAATGACATTGAAAAGCATGTCTCTGAAGCAGACATAATCTTCGTTTCAGTTAACACCCCAACTAAAACTAGAGGCCTTGGAGCAGGCAAAGCTGCAGACCTTACATACTGGGAGAGTGCTGCTCGGATGATCGCTGATGTTTCCAAATCTGATAAGATTGTGGTTGAGAAATCTACAGTCCCTGTAAAAACAGCAGAGGCGATTGAAAAGATCCTTACCCACAACAGCAAAGGCATAAACTTCCAAATCCTCTCGAACCCAGAGTTCCTCGCAGAAGGCACGGCGATTCAAGATCTTTTCAATCCTGATCGGGTTCTCATTGGAGGACGGGAAACACCGGAGGGCCAGAAAGCCATCCAAGCATTGAAGGACGTCTACGCTCATTGGGTACCTGAGGATCAGATCTTATCCACCAACCTTTGGTCCGCTGAGCTCTCAAAACTTGCTGCGAATGCCATCCTAGCTCAGAGGATCTCGTCCATCAATGCCATGTCCGCACTGTGCGAGGCGACAGGAGCCGATGTGACAGAAGTGGCATATGCTGTTGGTAAGGACTGTAGGATCGGGCCTAATTTTCTCAACGCCAGTGTTGGGTTTGGCGGGTCGTGCTTCCAAAAGGACATTCTCAACCTGGTCTACATCTGCGAATGCAACGGGCTCCCAGAGGTTGCAAACTACTGGAAGCAAGTGATCAAGATCAATGATTATCAGAAGAATCGCTTTGTAAACCGTGTGGTGTCATCCATGTTCAACACGGTCTCAGGCAAGAAGATTGCAGTGCTTGGGTTTGCATTCAAGAAGGACACGGGGGACACAAGGGAGACGCCTGCGATCGATGTGTGCAAGGGGCTTTTGGGTGACAAGGCCAACATCAGCATCTACGACCCACAGGTGACTGAGGACCAAATCCAACGGGATCTGTCCATGAACAAGTTCGATTGGGACCATCCAATTCACCTCCAGCCCATGAGCCCCACTGCCGTTAAGCAGGTAACCGTGACGTGGGATGCCTACGAAGCTACGAAGGATGCTCATGGGATTTGCATTTTGACTGAGTGGGACGAGTTCAAGGCCCTTGATTACCAGAAAATCTATGATAACATGCAGAAGCCTGCGTTTGTGTTTGATGGCCGCAATGTTGTCAACATGAATAAGCTGAGGGAGATTGGATTCATCGTCTACTCCATAGGAAAGCCTCTAGATGCATGGCTCAAGGACATGCCTGCTGTGGCTTAA